Proteins encoded within one genomic window of Glycine soja cultivar W05 chromosome 1, ASM419377v2, whole genome shotgun sequence:
- the LOC114424075 gene encoding AT-hook motif nuclear-localized protein 26-like, translating to MDPITAHGHSLPPPFHAGRDLHLHQQQHQFHSLQEDEQSGSSGGLNLAHKREHEENNNNNSSDGKEGGGAGSGETEISRRPRGRPAGSKNKPKPPIIITRDSANALKTHVMEVADGCDIVDSVSAFARRRQRGVCIMSGTGTVTNVTLRQPASSGAVVTLHGRFEILSLAGSFLPPPAPPAASGLTIYLAGGQGQVVGGSVVGALIASGPVVIMSASFSNAAYERLPLEDEDPSMALQGGGSIGSPGGGGGGGGGVGQQQPSQQLMGDSTAPLFHGLNPNLLNSVQMPSETFWATGRSPY from the coding sequence atggatCCTATTACAGCACACGGTCATTCTCTTCCCCCTCCTTTCCACGCAGGAAGAGATCTCCACCTCCACCAGCAACAACACCAGTTCCACTCCTTACAAGAAGACGAGCAGAGCGGAAGCAGCGGAGGCCTAAACCTCGCACACAAAAGGGAACACgaagaaaacaacaacaacaacagcagcgaTGGCAAAGAAGGTGGAGGTGCTGGCTCCGGCGAAACCGAAATTTCAAGAAGACCTCGCGGAAGACCCGCCGGATCCAAGAACAAGCCCAAACCCCCCATCATCATCACGCGCGACAGCGCCAACGCCCTCAAAACCCACGTCATGGAAGTCGCCGACGGCTGCGACATCGTCGATAGCGTCTCCGCCTTCGCCCGCCGCCGCCAGAGAGGGGTTTGCATCATGAGCGGCACCGGAACGGTCACCAACGTCACCCTGAGGCAACCGGCTTCTTCCGGCGCCGTCGTCACTCTCCACGGAAGGTTCGAGATCTTGTCCCTCGCCGGGTCCTTCCTGCCCCCTCCTGCGCCGCCTGCAGCCTCCGGTTTGACCATATACCTCGCCGGAGGACAAGGCCAAGTCGTCGGAGGAAGCGTGGTTGGCGCACTAATCGCTTCGGGGCCCGTGGTTATCATGTCAGCTTCGTTTAGCAACGCTGCGTATGAGAGGCTTCCTTTGGAAGATGAAGACCCTTCGATGGCGCTTCAGGGAGGTGGTTCGATTGGGTCACCGGGAGGTGGCGGTGGAGGTGGCGGTGGCGTTGGTCAACAGCAGCCATCTCAGCAGCTTATGGGGGATTCCACTGCGCCTCTTTTCCATGGTTTGAATCCCAATCTTCTGAATTCGGTTCAGATGCCGTCCGAGACTTTCTGGGCAACGGGTCGCTCTCCATACTGA
- the LOC114424082 gene encoding kinesin-like protein KIN-UA isoform X2 — translation MATSQGANSYRNARTSLKPHVKSKPTQQRRNSTGSVNGKEHAAVPGRVRVAVRLRPRNAEESVADADFADCVELQPELKRLKLRKNNWDADTYEFDEVLTEFSSQKRVYEVVARPVVESVLDGYNGTIMAYGQTGTGKTYTLGRLGEEDNAARGIMVRAMEDILADVSLETDSVSVSYLQLYMETIQDLLDPANDNITIVEDPKTGDVSLPGASLVDIRDKQSFVELLRLGEAHRFAANTKLNTESSRSHAILMVHVKRSVKGIDAALSSENGNHPHMVKSIKPPLVRKGKLVVVDLAGSERIDKSGSEGHTLEEAKSINLSLSALGKCINALAENSAHVPFRDSKLTRLLRDSFGGTARTSLVITIGPSPRHRGETASTIMFGQRAMKVENMVKLKEEFDYKSLSRRLDIELDKLIVEHERQQKAFEDEIERLSTEAQHRISEAERNYVDSLEKERSKYQKDYMESIKKLEEQFVMNQQKNEESHMKLSGEIPRVSAEELADLKKMLRKETHLRKAAEGEVNNLKIQVAELKKSEASRKSEILKLHTMLEDKERQKEKLEGEIAILQSQLLQLSLEADETRQQLDRGGFEKEMGGLNSLTSQVKHQQQASGNGEKPSIAKLFEQVGLQKILSLLEAEDADVRIHAVKVVANLAAEETNQGKIVEAGGLTSLLNLLKSSQDETIHRVAAGAIANLAMNETNQELIMAQGGISLLSLTAANAEDPQTLRMVAGAIANLCGNDKLQTKLRSEGGMKALLGMVRCRHPDVHAQVARGIANFAKCESRASSQGTKSGRSFLIEDGALPWIVQNANNEAASVRRHIELALCHLAQHEINARDMISGGALWELVRISRDCSREDIKTLAHRTLVSSPTFQAEMRRLRVNY, via the exons ATGGCCACCTCTCAGGGTGCTAACAGTTACAGAAATGCCAGAACCTCTCTCAAACCTCACGTCAAGTCAAAGCCTACGCAACAACGCCGTAATAGCACCGGCTCCGTCAACGGCAAGGAACACGCTGCTG TTCCCGGAAGAGTTAGAGTGGCTGTTAGATTGCGGCCACGGAATGCAGAGGAATCAGTGGCGGATGCTGACTTTGCTGACTGTGTTGAACTGCAGCCAGAG CTCAAGAGGTTGAAACTTCGGAAAAACAATTGGGATGCTGATACTTATGAATTTGATGAGGTTCTCACCGAATTTTCATCACAAAAACGTGTTTATGAAGTTGTGGCCAGGCCTGTTGTGGAG AGTGTACTGGATGGCTACAATGGAACAATTATGGCATATGGGCAGACTGGTACTGGTAAGACTTATACTCTTGGACGACTTGGAGAGGAAGACAATGCTGCACGTGGAATAATGGTGCGGGCCATGGAGGATATTCTTGCAGATGTTTCTTTGGAAACTGATTCAGTCTCAGTCTCTTATTTGCAG CTTTATATGGAGACTATACAAGATCTGCTTGACCCTGCCAATGATAACATAACCATCGTAGAAGATCCCAAAACTGGTGATGTTTCATTACCTGGAGCTAGCCTAGTTGACATTAGGGACAAGCAGAGTTTTGTAGAACTATTAAGATTAGGAGAGGCTCACCGCTTTGCTGCAAATACAAAACTGAATACAGAATCTTCTCGAAGTCATGCTATTCTGATG GTGCATGTAAAGAGATCCGTGAAAGGAATAGATGCTGCTCTTTCAAGTGAAAATGGCAATCATCCACACATGGTTAAATCAATAAAGCCACCTCTTGTTCGGAAAGGCAAGTTGGTTGTTGTAGATCTTGCTGGTTCAGAGCGAATTGACAAGTCAG GAAGTGAAGGACATACATTAGAGGAAGCCAAATCTATCAATCTGTCCTTGAGTGCATTGGGGAAGTGTATTAACGCACTTGCAGAGAATAGTGCACATGTGCCATTTCGTGACTCAAAGCTTACTAGATTGCTACGTGATTCATTTGGAG GTACAGCGAGAACTTCACTAGTAATCACTATTGGGCCATCTCCACGGCATAGGGGAGAGACTGCCAGTACTATAATGTTTGGACAGAGG GCTATGAAGGTGGAAAACATGGTAAAGCTAAAGGAGGAATTTGATTACAAAAGCTTATCTAGGAGGTTAGACATAGAATTAGATAAACTCATTGTGGAGCATGAAAGGCAGCAGAAGGCATTTGAGGATGAGATTGAAAGGTTATCCACTGAAGCACAACATCGGATATCTGAGGCTGAAAGAAACTATGTAGATTCATTGGAG AAGGAGAGATCAAAATATCAGAAAGACTATATGGAGTCAATTAAAAAGCTTGAAGAGCAGTTTGTGATGAATCAACAAAAGAATGAGGAATCTCATATGAAATTGAGTGGAGAG ATTCCCAGAGTGTCTGCTGAGGAACTGGctgatttgaaaaaaatgctTCGGAAAGAGACTCATCTAAGAAAAGCTGCTGAAGGGGAAGTAAACAATCTGAAGATTCAAGTGGCTGAACTAAAAAAGTCAGAG GCATCAAGAAAGTCAGAGATCTTAAAACTTCATACCATGTTGGAAGATAAGGAACGCCAAAAAGAGAAACTTGAAGGAGAAATAGCAATATTACAAAGTCAATTGTTGCAGTTAAGTCTTGAAGCTGATGAG ACAAGACAACAACTTGACAGAGGTgggtttgaaaaagaaatggGTGGTCTTAATTCTCTCACTTCTCAAGTTAAGCATCAACAGCAAGCTTCAGGAAATGGAGAGAAACCCTCAATAGCCAAGCTCTTTGAGCAAG tGGGATTGCAGAAAATTTTGTCTTTGCTTGAAGCAGAAGATGCTGATGTGCGAATCCATGCTGTGAAAGTTGTAGCAAATCTAGCTGCTGAAG AAACAAATCAAGGGAAAATTGTGGAAGCCGGAGGGCTCACATCCTTGCTTAACCTGCTTAAGAGCTCACAAGATGAGACCATACATAGAGTTGCTGCAGGTGCAATTGCAAACTTGGCAATGAATG AAACCAACCAAGAACTCATTATGGCCCAAGGGGGCATTAGTTTGCTGTCATTGACTGCAGCCAATGCCGAAGATCCTCAAACCCTTCGAATGGTTGCAGGAGCCATTGCTAATCTTTGCGGCAATG ATAAACTACAAACAAAACTAAGGTCCGAAGGTGGTATGAAGGCACTGCTGGGAATGGTCAGATGCAGACATCCTGATGTACATGCACAAGTTGCTCGTGGAATAGCAAATTTTGCGAAGTGCGAGTCAAGAGCATCTAGTCAAG GGACAAAGAGTGGAAGGTCTTTCCTTATTGAGGATGGTGCCCTTCCATGGATTGTTCAAAATGCAAACAACGAAGCTGCATCAGTTAGGCGTCATATTGAACTTGCACTCTGTCACTTGGCACAACATG AAATAAATGCAAGAGACATGATTAGTGGGGGTGCATTGTGGGAGCTAGTTCGTATCTCCCGAGATTGTTCAAGAGAAGACATAAAGACTCTTGCACATCGAACACTAGTCTCCAGCCCCACTTTCCAAGCTGAAATGAGGCGTTTGCGGGTAAATTACTGA
- the LOC114424082 gene encoding kinesin-like protein KIN-UA isoform X1, producing MATSQGANSYRNARTSLKPHVKSKPTQQRRNSTGSVNGKEHAAVPGRVRVAVRLRPRNAEESVADADFADCVELQPELKRLKLRKNNWDADTYEFDEVLTEFSSQKRVYEVVARPVVESVLDGYNGTIMAYGQTGTGKTYTLGRLGEEDNAARGIMVRAMEDILADVSLETDSVSVSYLQLYMETIQDLLDPANDNITIVEDPKTGDVSLPGASLVDIRDKQSFVELLRLGEAHRFAANTKLNTESSRSHAILMVHVKRSVKGIDAALSSENGNHPHMVKSIKPPLVRKGKLVVVDLAGSERIDKSGSEGHTLEEAKSINLSLSALGKCINALAENSAHVPFRDSKLTRLLRDSFGGTARTSLVITIGPSPRHRGETASTIMFGQRAMKVENMVKLKEEFDYKSLSRRLDIELDKLIVEHERQQKAFEDEIERLSTEAQHRISEAERNYVDSLEKERSKYQKDYMESIKKLEEQFVMNQQKNEESHMKLSGEIPRVSAEELADLKKMLRKETHLRKAAEGEVNNLKIQVAELKKSEASRKSEILKLHTMLEDKERQKEKLEGEIAILQSQLLQLSLEADETRQQLDRGGFEKEMGGLNSLTSQVKHQQQASGNGEKPSIAKLFEQVGLQKILSLLEAEDADVRIHAVKVVANLAAEETNQGKIVEAGGLTSLLNLLKSSQDETIHRVAAGAIANLAMNETNQELIMAQGGISLLSLTAANAEDPQTLRMVAGAIANLCGNDKLQTKLRSEGGMKALLGMVRCRHPDVHAQVARGIANFAKCESRASSQGNLWTKSGRSFLIEDGALPWIVQNANNEAASVRRHIELALCHLAQHEINARDMISGGALWELVRISRDCSREDIKTLAHRTLVSSPTFQAEMRRLRVNY from the exons ATGGCCACCTCTCAGGGTGCTAACAGTTACAGAAATGCCAGAACCTCTCTCAAACCTCACGTCAAGTCAAAGCCTACGCAACAACGCCGTAATAGCACCGGCTCCGTCAACGGCAAGGAACACGCTGCTG TTCCCGGAAGAGTTAGAGTGGCTGTTAGATTGCGGCCACGGAATGCAGAGGAATCAGTGGCGGATGCTGACTTTGCTGACTGTGTTGAACTGCAGCCAGAG CTCAAGAGGTTGAAACTTCGGAAAAACAATTGGGATGCTGATACTTATGAATTTGATGAGGTTCTCACCGAATTTTCATCACAAAAACGTGTTTATGAAGTTGTGGCCAGGCCTGTTGTGGAG AGTGTACTGGATGGCTACAATGGAACAATTATGGCATATGGGCAGACTGGTACTGGTAAGACTTATACTCTTGGACGACTTGGAGAGGAAGACAATGCTGCACGTGGAATAATGGTGCGGGCCATGGAGGATATTCTTGCAGATGTTTCTTTGGAAACTGATTCAGTCTCAGTCTCTTATTTGCAG CTTTATATGGAGACTATACAAGATCTGCTTGACCCTGCCAATGATAACATAACCATCGTAGAAGATCCCAAAACTGGTGATGTTTCATTACCTGGAGCTAGCCTAGTTGACATTAGGGACAAGCAGAGTTTTGTAGAACTATTAAGATTAGGAGAGGCTCACCGCTTTGCTGCAAATACAAAACTGAATACAGAATCTTCTCGAAGTCATGCTATTCTGATG GTGCATGTAAAGAGATCCGTGAAAGGAATAGATGCTGCTCTTTCAAGTGAAAATGGCAATCATCCACACATGGTTAAATCAATAAAGCCACCTCTTGTTCGGAAAGGCAAGTTGGTTGTTGTAGATCTTGCTGGTTCAGAGCGAATTGACAAGTCAG GAAGTGAAGGACATACATTAGAGGAAGCCAAATCTATCAATCTGTCCTTGAGTGCATTGGGGAAGTGTATTAACGCACTTGCAGAGAATAGTGCACATGTGCCATTTCGTGACTCAAAGCTTACTAGATTGCTACGTGATTCATTTGGAG GTACAGCGAGAACTTCACTAGTAATCACTATTGGGCCATCTCCACGGCATAGGGGAGAGACTGCCAGTACTATAATGTTTGGACAGAGG GCTATGAAGGTGGAAAACATGGTAAAGCTAAAGGAGGAATTTGATTACAAAAGCTTATCTAGGAGGTTAGACATAGAATTAGATAAACTCATTGTGGAGCATGAAAGGCAGCAGAAGGCATTTGAGGATGAGATTGAAAGGTTATCCACTGAAGCACAACATCGGATATCTGAGGCTGAAAGAAACTATGTAGATTCATTGGAG AAGGAGAGATCAAAATATCAGAAAGACTATATGGAGTCAATTAAAAAGCTTGAAGAGCAGTTTGTGATGAATCAACAAAAGAATGAGGAATCTCATATGAAATTGAGTGGAGAG ATTCCCAGAGTGTCTGCTGAGGAACTGGctgatttgaaaaaaatgctTCGGAAAGAGACTCATCTAAGAAAAGCTGCTGAAGGGGAAGTAAACAATCTGAAGATTCAAGTGGCTGAACTAAAAAAGTCAGAG GCATCAAGAAAGTCAGAGATCTTAAAACTTCATACCATGTTGGAAGATAAGGAACGCCAAAAAGAGAAACTTGAAGGAGAAATAGCAATATTACAAAGTCAATTGTTGCAGTTAAGTCTTGAAGCTGATGAG ACAAGACAACAACTTGACAGAGGTgggtttgaaaaagaaatggGTGGTCTTAATTCTCTCACTTCTCAAGTTAAGCATCAACAGCAAGCTTCAGGAAATGGAGAGAAACCCTCAATAGCCAAGCTCTTTGAGCAAG tGGGATTGCAGAAAATTTTGTCTTTGCTTGAAGCAGAAGATGCTGATGTGCGAATCCATGCTGTGAAAGTTGTAGCAAATCTAGCTGCTGAAG AAACAAATCAAGGGAAAATTGTGGAAGCCGGAGGGCTCACATCCTTGCTTAACCTGCTTAAGAGCTCACAAGATGAGACCATACATAGAGTTGCTGCAGGTGCAATTGCAAACTTGGCAATGAATG AAACCAACCAAGAACTCATTATGGCCCAAGGGGGCATTAGTTTGCTGTCATTGACTGCAGCCAATGCCGAAGATCCTCAAACCCTTCGAATGGTTGCAGGAGCCATTGCTAATCTTTGCGGCAATG ATAAACTACAAACAAAACTAAGGTCCGAAGGTGGTATGAAGGCACTGCTGGGAATGGTCAGATGCAGACATCCTGATGTACATGCACAAGTTGCTCGTGGAATAGCAAATTTTGCGAAGTGCGAGTCAAGAGCATCTAGTCAAGGTAACCTAT GGACAAAGAGTGGAAGGTCTTTCCTTATTGAGGATGGTGCCCTTCCATGGATTGTTCAAAATGCAAACAACGAAGCTGCATCAGTTAGGCGTCATATTGAACTTGCACTCTGTCACTTGGCACAACATG AAATAAATGCAAGAGACATGATTAGTGGGGGTGCATTGTGGGAGCTAGTTCGTATCTCCCGAGATTGTTCAAGAGAAGACATAAAGACTCTTGCACATCGAACACTAGTCTCCAGCCCCACTTTCCAAGCTGAAATGAGGCGTTTGCGGGTAAATTACTGA